One region of Trichosurus vulpecula isolate mTriVul1 chromosome 1, mTriVul1.pri, whole genome shotgun sequence genomic DNA includes:
- the LOC118853496 gene encoding 60S ribosomal protein L27-like produces MGKYVKPGKVVLVLASQYSRHKAVIIKNIDDGTSNRPCSHALVAGIDRYPRKVTAAMGKKKIAKRSKIKSFMEVYNYYHLMPTRYSVDIPPDKRVVNSNVFRDPALKHKARREAKVKFEERYKTGKNKWFFQKLQF; encoded by the coding sequence ATGGGCAAGTACGTGAAACCCGGGAAGGTGGTGCTGGTCCTGGCCAGTCAGTACTCCAGACACAAAGCTGTCATCATCAAGAATATTGATGATGGGACCTCCAACAGGCCCTGCAGCCACGCCTTGGTAGCAGGTATCGACCGTTACCCTCGAAAAGTGACTGCAGCAATGGGCAAAAAGAAGATTGCCAAGAGATCGAAAATCAAGTCCTTCATGGAAGTTTATAACTACTACCACCTCATGCCCACCAGATACTCTGTGGATATCCCACCGGACAAAAGAGTTGTCAACAGCAATGTGTTCCGTGACCCTGCACTAAAACATAAGGCAAGGAGGGAGGCCAAGGTCAAGTTTGAGGAAAGGTACAAGACAGGCAAAAACAAGTGGTTCTTCCAGAAGCTACAGTTTTAG